The nucleotide window CTGTGTGGTTCACGGGAACAGGCGGGAGTGACCCCTGGAGACCCTGTGTCGTTCAACCCTTGTCGAGGTAGAGCGAAATCGCCTCGGATCGGTTGACGGCGCCGATCTTTCGCAACACCTTCTTCACGTGTGACTTGACCGTCTCGATCCCGATGAAGAGGCGGTCGGCGATCTCTGCATTGGACAACCCCTGCGCGATGAGGCGCATGACCTCGGTCTCCCGGCTCGTGAGGCAGTTCTCGATCTGGAGGTTGACGGCCGGGACGGCCAGCGGCGGTGGATGTACCTCCGACGGGACTTCGGCACCGATGTCGAAGTCGTCGGCGGTGACCCGGCTGGCGTCCTCGACGATGGTCTCGGCGGCTCGTCGAACCGCGGCATGGTGAGCGATGGCGATATCGGACCAGACATCGCGCGAGAATGCGGCACTCGCGGCACCCTGGTAAGCCCCCAGGCATCGTAGATCGTCGTCATCGATCGCAAGAGGTGCCGCCGGAACGACGTGGACGACGGCAGACACCGACGACGACATCAGGACCGGCGCGACCGCGTATGCCCTGGTGGCGAGCAGCTCTGCCATCCTCGGATCGGCGTCAGCACTCTCGACTCGCCGGGGCCCGCCGGCTGTCGTGATACACGTCTGTTCGGCTGAGTCCTCCGCGACCTCGACCCGCAGGTCCCCGGCGAACTCGATGGATTCGACTCCGTCGCCGGTGGCCGTCGCCTGGTGCGTTGGCCGGAGCGCGCCGTCGCACACCCCGGAGAACACCGCACGCCCGAACCCCGCGGTCGAGACCAGCTCCTCGCACAGCACCCGTGTCATCGTCCGATCGTCCACTCCGCTGAGCCGGCGGAGCGAGGACGGCAGCGCCTGCATCGTGGCGGTGCGTCGTTCGACGAAGAACTTGTGCAGCGTCAGTTGCAGCGACAGTGATCGCGAGATCAGGGTGGCATCGACAACGGCGGTTCGCGAATCCACCCGTACGGCAAACTCGGTCGTGTGCCGGGCGTCGCGCAGCACCGACTGCAGAGACATCGGCTCGGACGCCGGTGGCAGATCCAGCAATGCGCGGAGCTGCCGGTCGAGATCAGATAACGCGTGACCGGCCCGACCGGCGCTCGCGGAATTCATGCCCCGTGGATGGACGACTGGTGGGTGAGTTGCGCGAAGCGTGCGACGGCCGCTGACCGCGTCGTGGTGCCCAGCTTCTTCGAGATCTGCTTCAGGTGGGACTTCACGGTTTCCTCGGAGATCACCAGGGCCCGGGCGATCTGAGCATTTGTTGCGCCGGTGCTGATGTGGGCCAGAACCTCTCGCTCGCGAGGCGTCAAAAACGCAGGTGCGCCGGCCGCCTTGTCCGGCAGTGCGCCGAGGTCCGGCACAGACCTCTCCGCCGTGGCAGGCCGCCGGTGGGGGAACGTCGCTGCCTCGCCCAGGTGCGAGACTATGTCCCCGAACACACGGTCGACGTGTGCGGCGCTGATCTCGAGTCGCTCCTGGAGCTTGGCGCGCTCGAGGACCGAGGAGAGGCATTCGCCCAGGGCGCTGACGACGGTGAGATCTCCCGCGCACACTTCCGAGCGGCCCTGTGGACGATCGGCGTGCAGGATGCCGATCGTGCGACCCCGCGAGACGATCGGTGCGGCGACGTACCCGTCCGAGCGGGACACCGCGACGAGTTCTTTGAAGGTCCGTCTGTCGTTCGTCGCGCGTTCGGTCATCGTCGACGTGCGGGTTCTGACGATCTCGGTCTCGAGCGGCGCGTGAGACAACGGGATGTGTGCGCCGTGGACGTAGTCCAGAAAGGTGTTGTTCTCCGGGCTGTCATCACTCTCGATGTGCAGATGACGAGGGACCCACACGGCGGACCGGATGGAGGAGATCATCGCCCGGCCGAAGGACAGATCGCGACACATCCGCACCGGGATGTCGGCAACGATCTGATCGGTAGCCGAGTCGAGCAGGTCTTCGATGACCTTACGAACATGGCCGAGGGCGTGTGCGGTCCGTTGCGATTCGCGCGCGAGGAGCGCGGACTGGTCGTTGTGGACGTCGAACAGCAGCCGACATGCATCGACGCGTCGTCCGTCAGCTATCTCCGGTCGGGTCACGAACCGTTCCAGACCGGTGCGGACGGCGTTCAGCATCTCCGCCAGATCGGATGTCGGTTCCGGCGGTGGCGGACCGAGGAAGTCCAACCCGTCGTGCACGTGGTCCCAAGCGCGATCGATCAGCCAGGTGTCACTCCGAACCCCGGAACCGGCCACATCAGACGTTGTCTGATTCGGAGCCGAGCAGTCGCCCATGGCCCCCCTTCCCTCTGAGATGTACGTCACTCCGAAGAACCATGGTGCCCTACGACTCACTTTCGGGTCAAATGGTTAGACCAACGAAGGGGTGGCGACTCACCCTGGCTCGGGGGTGATCGGGGGGTGTTGGAGGGAATCGTCCCGAGAATCCTCGTCACCGCCAGGCTGGGGTTCCTAGTGTCGGACGGTGTCGGCGAGTCCAGGAGGACGCTGAGCTGCAGGGACCGCGCCGACTCCACAGGCGTAATCGGCGGGTGTACTCCCGCCCGCCCTGCCGGCAGATCGTCGGACCGAGGACTAAAGGATCACGCATGACTAATGCAACAGAACACGACAGCTTGTTCGTGGGCGGGGAATGGCGGTCACCGGCGGGTACCGGTCGAATCACGGTGGTGTCGCCGAACACCGAGGAGGGGTTGGGCTCGGTGCCCGAGGGCACCGAGCCCGACATCGACGCCGCGGTCTCCGCGGCACGTGCCGCATTCGCCGATCCGAACGGCTGGGGCGGATGGAGTGCCGGGGCACGCGCCGACGCGATGGAGCGACTCGCCGACGAGTTGGACAAGCGATCCGAGGACATCGCGCGGGCGGTCAGCAGCCAGAACGGGATGCCGATCGCGGTCGCGCAGCAGTTGGAGGCGGTGTTCCCGCAACTGTTGCTGCGTTACTACGCCGGCCTGGCCCGCGAGTACCCGTTCGAGGAGACCCGGCCCGGTTTGCTGGGCGGGTCGACGCTGGTGACCTCGGAACCGATCGGCGTCGTCGGTGCGATCGTGCCGTGGAACTTCCCGCAGGCCCTGGCCGCTTTCAAGTACGCGCCCGGACTCGCGGCAGGTGCGACCTTCGTCATGAAGCCGTCCCCGGAGACAGTCTTCGACAGCTTCATCCTCGCCGACGCCGTTGCCGCTGCCGGCATTCCTGAGGGCGTCATCAACATCGTCCCGGGAGGTCGGGAACTCGGTGCCTACCTGGTGTCGCACCCGGGGATCGACAAGGTGGCGTTCACCGGGTCGACCGCTGCGGGTCGGAGTATTGCGGAAACTTGTGGTCGGCTGCTGCGTCCGGTCACTCTCGAGCTCGGCGGGAAGTCGGCGGCCATCATCCTCGACGACGCTGATCTCGACCTGAGCAAGATCGGTGAGCAGCTCTTTGGTTCCACTCTGCTCAACAACGGGCAGACATGCTTCCTGGGAACGCGAATCCTTGCGCCCAGCAACCGATATGACGAGGTTGTCGAGACGCTCACCGGATTGGCCGCCTCGCTACAGGTGGGCGATGCCCTCGACCCGACCACTCAGATCGGGCCGATGGCGACGTCGCGTCAACGCGACCGGGTCGAGTCCTACATCGCCAAGGGCAAGGGCGACGGAGCGCGACTGACCACCGGTGGCGGACGTCCCGAGGCCGCCGATCGCGGGTGGTTCGTCGAACCGACGGTCTTCGCCGACGTCGACAACAATCACGCCATCGCCCAGGAGGAGATCTTCGGTCCGGTGCTCTCGGTCATCTCCTACGACGGCGACGACGAGGCGGTGGCGATCGCGAACGCCAGCGACTACGGACTCGGCGGCTCGGTGTGGACCTCCGATCACGACCGCGGTGTTGCCCTCGCGCGCCGGATCGCTTCGGGCACATTGGGAATCAACAGCTACCTCCCGGACCCCACGGCGCCGTTCGGCGGAATCAAGGCGTCGGGGCTGGGGCGTGAACTCGGGCCGGAAGGACTCGCTGCCTACTTGGTGCCCAAGTCGATCTATCTGTGACACGTCTGACTCCCAGCCGTGTCCGAAACCCAGCGGTCGGCGCATCGTCTCGACGATGCGCCGACCGTCGGCATTGTGCACTCATCCGACGACCGCGCTGCGGTGGTCACCGGTCCCTCTCCGAGGGACCCCAAAGTACCCAGCAGGGGTGATGTGTACCAGTCCCGTTCTGGCCAGACTGGTGTCAGGGACTCCTGCCCCTGAATCTTTCGACAGCTCAAGAGGAGTAGGCATGACTTCAACGACGAGTGCAGCACGCGCGACCACGGTGCCGAAGGAGATCGCGGAGCAGATCATTCTGCCCGAGGGTCATCGCGACGAGGTGGCGCTGTTCAACGCATACCGGTGGTTGCGGGACAACAATCCCTTGGGCGTCGGTGAGGTCGAGGGCTACCAGCCGATCCATCTGGTCAGCAAGCACGCCGACATCATGGAGATCGAACGTCAGCCGCACATCTTCACCAGCGGTGGTGGCGAGAACAAGGGATCGGAGAATCCGATCCTGACCAACATCGCCGGTGACGAGTTCACCAAATCGATCAACAACGGGAGCCTGCGCATCCTGGAGACGCTGACCTATCTCGACCCGCCCGAGCATACCGTCATCAAAGACATTGCGGCCGACTGGTTTCGGCCTAACAAGCTCAAGCAGTGGGAGGACACCATCCGTGGCCTCGCCCAGGAGTCGGTGTCCAAGCTCGTCGCAGGCAACGGACGACTCGACTTCGTCAAGGACTTCGCCATCTCCTTTCCGCTGCACGTCATCATGAGCCTGTTCGGTGTGCCGGAGTCCGACGAGCCGCGGATGATGTCACTGACCCAGGACTTCTTCGGCACCGCCGATCCCGACGCCGTCCGGGAGGACGTGACGCCCATGTCGCCGGAGGCCGCAGCCCAGCAGTGGGCGGCGACCATCGCTGACTTCTTCGCCTACTTCGAAGTCCTGCTGCAGGATCGGCGCGCGAACCCTCGCGACGACCTGGCCACCCTGATCGCCACCGCGCGCAACGAGGACGGCGAATACTTTCCGCCACAGGTCGCCTACGGCTACTTCATCGCGATCGCGACCGCCGGTCACGACACCACGTCGTCGACCCTGGCAGGCGGCGTGCACGCACTCTCGCAGGACCCGGCACTGCTTGCCCGGGTAAAGGGCGATCTGTCCCTGGTTCCCAACCTCGTCAACGAGTCGCTGCGGTGGGCGTCGCCGGTCAAGCACTTCATGCGGACCGCGTTGGAGCCCTACGAACTCCGTGGCCGCTTGGTCGAACCGGGAGACCGGTTCATGCTTCTGTACCAGTCGGGTAACCGCGACAGTGACGTCTTCGTCGATCCCGATGTGTTCAACATCGACCGTCGCCCCAACAAGCACATCGCCTTCGGCTACGGCCCCCACATGTGCATCGGCCAGCACCTGGCAAGGATCGAACTGCGTATCATGTTCGAGGAACTGCTCCCGAAGATCGAAGCCATCGAGGTGACGGAAGACACCAAGGTCATCCAGACCAACTTCGTCGGCGGCTTGAAGAACATGCCCGTCGCGATCGACTTCGTTTCGTAGGGACCGTCTCGCCTGAGACCAGCGGCGGCCGGTCGGTTCTCCCGACCGGCCGCCGCTCAACACCTTTTCGCACGTCCAGGTACACGAGACAACAGCATCGGCTGTCCCCATCGCGCCTCTGTGATGGCGACCCGAAGTGGGGTCTTGTCACGTCCTTCGGGGCTCAACGCTGGCGAGAAGACCCGGACTGGTTGTAACGGACGGACATTCGATCCGGGTGAGTCCGCCGATGCCGGTGCCCGCTGCCTGTGCAGATGCCGCCGAGCTCCTCGAGGCCGATGTGGATCAGGTCGCCGGGAGCGTCGTGTCAATGGCGGCGGTGTGATCTGTCATGTCGGCGCCGGTCGGCCTCGCCGCAGCGGCCACCGATCTCCGACGACGAATGGTGCCGGTGCGAGACGGCCACGTTCGGTGAGAAGACAGTGCCGGTGAGGCTCGGTGACACGAACAGCATTGGCCGAC belongs to Gordonia westfalica and includes:
- a CDS encoding helix-turn-helix transcriptional regulator — its product is MAGSGVRSDTWLIDRAWDHVHDGLDFLGPPPPEPTSDLAEMLNAVRTGLERFVTRPEIADGRRVDACRLLFDVHNDQSALLARESQRTAHALGHVRKVIEDLLDSATDQIVADIPVRMCRDLSFGRAMISSIRSAVWVPRHLHIESDDSPENNTFLDYVHGAHIPLSHAPLETEIVRTRTSTMTERATNDRRTFKELVAVSRSDGYVAAPIVSRGRTIGILHADRPQGRSEVCAGDLTVVSALGECLSSVLERAKLQERLEISAAHVDRVFGDIVSHLGEAATFPHRRPATAERSVPDLGALPDKAAGAPAFLTPREREVLAHISTGATNAQIARALVISEETVKSHLKQISKKLGTTTRSAAVARFAQLTHQSSIHGA
- a CDS encoding helix-turn-helix transcriptional regulator gives rise to the protein MNSASAGRAGHALSDLDRQLRALLDLPPASEPMSLQSVLRDARHTTEFAVRVDSRTAVVDATLISRSLSLQLTLHKFFVERRTATMQALPSSLRRLSGVDDRTMTRVLCEELVSTAGFGRAVFSGVCDGALRPTHQATATGDGVESIEFAGDLRVEVAEDSAEQTCITTAGGPRRVESADADPRMAELLATRAYAVAPVLMSSSVSAVVHVVPAAPLAIDDDDLRCLGAYQGAASAAFSRDVWSDIAIAHHAAVRRAAETIVEDASRVTADDFDIGAEVPSEVHPPPLAVPAVNLQIENCLTSRETEVMRLIAQGLSNAEIADRLFIGIETVKSHVKKVLRKIGAVNRSEAISLYLDKG
- a CDS encoding aldehyde dehydrogenase — encoded protein: MTNATEHDSLFVGGEWRSPAGTGRITVVSPNTEEGLGSVPEGTEPDIDAAVSAARAAFADPNGWGGWSAGARADAMERLADELDKRSEDIARAVSSQNGMPIAVAQQLEAVFPQLLLRYYAGLAREYPFEETRPGLLGGSTLVTSEPIGVVGAIVPWNFPQALAAFKYAPGLAAGATFVMKPSPETVFDSFILADAVAAAGIPEGVINIVPGGRELGAYLVSHPGIDKVAFTGSTAAGRSIAETCGRLLRPVTLELGGKSAAIILDDADLDLSKIGEQLFGSTLLNNGQTCFLGTRILAPSNRYDEVVETLTGLAASLQVGDALDPTTQIGPMATSRQRDRVESYIAKGKGDGARLTTGGGRPEAADRGWFVEPTVFADVDNNHAIAQEEIFGPVLSVISYDGDDEAVAIANASDYGLGGSVWTSDHDRGVALARRIASGTLGINSYLPDPTAPFGGIKASGLGRELGPEGLAAYLVPKSIYL
- a CDS encoding cytochrome P450, with translation MTSTTSAARATTVPKEIAEQIILPEGHRDEVALFNAYRWLRDNNPLGVGEVEGYQPIHLVSKHADIMEIERQPHIFTSGGGENKGSENPILTNIAGDEFTKSINNGSLRILETLTYLDPPEHTVIKDIAADWFRPNKLKQWEDTIRGLAQESVSKLVAGNGRLDFVKDFAISFPLHVIMSLFGVPESDEPRMMSLTQDFFGTADPDAVREDVTPMSPEAAAQQWAATIADFFAYFEVLLQDRRANPRDDLATLIATARNEDGEYFPPQVAYGYFIAIATAGHDTTSSTLAGGVHALSQDPALLARVKGDLSLVPNLVNESLRWASPVKHFMRTALEPYELRGRLVEPGDRFMLLYQSGNRDSDVFVDPDVFNIDRRPNKHIAFGYGPHMCIGQHLARIELRIMFEELLPKIEAIEVTEDTKVIQTNFVGGLKNMPVAIDFVS